A single Spirochaetae bacterium HGW-Spirochaetae-1 DNA region contains:
- a CDS encoding 50S ribosomal protein L22, with product MESLAFSKQNRISASKARLVANEIRGFSLPEAIDVLKAMPQKSASLILKTLYSAGANAKYKNPNINEDKLYIKKITIDGGPTIRRFSPRARGRATRIRKRTSSILIVLSDEN from the coding sequence ATGGAATCACTGGCATTTTCCAAACAAAATCGAATATCCGCTTCAAAAGCGCGGCTTGTTGCCAATGAGATACGAGGGTTTTCATTGCCCGAGGCAATAGATGTTTTAAAAGCAATGCCTCAAAAATCAGCGTCCCTTATTTTGAAAACTCTCTATTCAGCTGGCGCTAATGCAAAATATAAAAACCCTAATATAAACGAAGATAAATTATATATAAAAAAAATTACGATTGACGGCGGTCCTACTATCAGGCGTTTTAGTCCTCGTGCTCGTGGCAGGGCTACTCGTATCAGAAAGAGAACGAGCAGTATTTTAATCGTATTATCAGACGAAAATTAA
- a CDS encoding type Z 30S ribosomal protein S14 codes for MAKKSIIAKQIIPRKFHVRQHNRCKICGRPRGYLRRFEMCRICFRKLASEGQIPGVTKSSW; via the coding sequence GTGGCTAAAAAGAGTATTATTGCTAAACAAATCATACCGAGGAAGTTTCACGTTAGACAACACAATCGGTGTAAAATATGTGGCAGACCCAGAGGGTATTTGAGAAGATTTGAAATGTGCAGAATATGTTTCAGGAAGCTTGCTAGCGAAGGGCAAATCCCTGGTGTAACTAAATCTTCTTGGTAA
- a CDS encoding 30S ribosomal protein S19 codes for MARSVKKGPFIDIKLFKKIEEMNAGNEKKTIKTWSRRSTIFPEMIGHTIMVHNGKNFIPVYVSENMVGHKLGEFAPTRTYRGHTSKDDKIAKRKK; via the coding sequence ATGGCTAGATCGGTTAAAAAAGGTCCTTTTATTGATATAAAGCTCTTCAAAAAAATTGAAGAGATGAATGCAGGTAATGAGAAAAAGACAATTAAAACCTGGTCGAGAAGGTCAACCATATTTCCTGAAATGATTGGGCATACAATAATGGTTCATAACGGTAAAAATTTTATACCGGTATATGTATCAGAAAATATGGTGGGTCATAAACTTGGTGAATTTGCACCTACCAGAACGTACAGAGGGCATACAAGTAAGGATGACAAAATTGCAAAGAGGAAGAAATGA
- a CDS encoding 50S ribosomal protein L30: MAKKLLIKQVRSIITEKPNQRATVRALGLRKMNAERIHDDNSVIRGMIEKVKHLVEVKEINE, encoded by the coding sequence ATGGCAAAGAAGCTTTTAATAAAACAAGTCCGAAGTATCATAACAGAAAAGCCCAACCAAAGGGCAACGGTCAGAGCACTCGGCCTTAGAAAGATGAACGCAGAAAGAATTCATGATGATAATTCTGTAATACGCGGAATGATTGAAAAAGTAAAACACCTTGTTGAAGTCAAAGAAATCAACGAATAG
- a CDS encoding 50S ribosomal protein L36 — protein MKVRVSVKKICSDCKVIKRHGVVRVICTNPRHKQRQKIRTLKKH, from the coding sequence ATGAAGGTCAGAGTATCGGTTAAAAAGATTTGCAGTGATTGTAAGGTTATTAAGCGGCACGGTGTTGTCAGGGTGATATGCACAAACCCGCGACATAAGCAGCGTCAGAAAATAAGAACCTTAAAAAAACATTAA
- a CDS encoding 30S ribosomal protein S17 has product MKSNRKQIIGKVVSDKMDKTIVVEIENLVMHPLYKKSVRRTKKIKSHDEKNECQVGDIVRVEETRPLSREKRYRMVEIIEKVK; this is encoded by the coding sequence ATGAAATCTAACAGGAAACAGATAATAGGGAAAGTCGTTAGTGATAAAATGGATAAAACTATTGTTGTCGAGATAGAAAACCTGGTTATGCACCCATTATATAAAAAGTCGGTTCGCAGGACTAAAAAAATAAAAAGTCATGATGAAAAAAATGAATGCCAGGTTGGTGATATAGTACGTGTTGAGGAAACGCGGCCATTATCGAGAGAGAAACGTTATAGAATGGTTGAGATCATAGAAAAAGTGAAGTAG
- a CDS encoding 50S ribosomal protein L24 — translation MNTKLKVNDNVVVISGSEQGRRGKILHLNRDKNRVIVEGVNKRQKFVRPSQENPKGGSTTKEFPIHLSNVMYFCDKCKKGVRLSIAVTDKDKSRVCSKCGKSLDK, via the coding sequence ATGAATACCAAACTGAAAGTTAATGATAATGTTGTGGTTATATCGGGATCAGAGCAGGGCAGAAGAGGTAAAATATTACACCTCAACAGAGATAAGAATAGAGTTATTGTTGAAGGTGTTAATAAACGACAAAAATTTGTAAGACCTTCTCAGGAAAATCCTAAAGGTGGATCTACTACAAAGGAATTCCCGATTCACTTATCTAATGTTATGTATTTTTGCGACAAATGCAAAAAAGGTGTTAGGTTAAGTATTGCTGTTACTGATAAAGATAAAAGCAGAGTATGTTCGAAATGCGGAAAGAGTTTAGATAAGTAG
- a CDS encoding 30S ribosomal protein S8, whose translation MSGITDPIADMLTRIRNALKAGHLKVDVPSSKLKVAITRILKDEGFIKNYKLLDSPNKQKILRIYLKYPSVNESSIVSLTRISKPGRRVYVSAEDLKPVYNNIGIWILSTSKGVITNKAAKKLNVGGEVICEIS comes from the coding sequence ATGAGTGGCATTACAGATCCAATTGCTGACATGCTGACAAGAATAAGAAATGCCCTTAAGGCAGGTCACTTGAAAGTAGATGTCCCTTCATCGAAACTTAAAGTTGCAATTACTAGAATTTTAAAAGATGAAGGATTTATAAAGAATTATAAACTTCTGGATTCCCCTAATAAACAGAAGATTTTGCGTATTTATTTAAAATATCCTTCAGTAAATGAATCGTCTATCGTAAGTCTTACCCGGATAAGCAAACCCGGACGAAGGGTATATGTAAGTGCAGAAGATCTAAAACCTGTATATAATAATATTGGGATCTGGATATTATCGACTTCCAAGGGAGTTATAACAAATAAAGCCGCCAAAAAGCTGAATGTAGGCGGTGAAGTAATTTGCGAAATTTCATAG
- a CDS encoding 50S ribosomal protein L18, with amino-acid sequence MDKLTANKKTVIRRKFRIKKKIRAHKGKLRLCISRSNKNFYAQIIDDEQSKTLLGLSTLAPEFKSQKNTGNKEAAKALGKAIAEKAVALGIKNVVFDRNGNLYHGKIKAFADAARENGLEF; translated from the coding sequence ATGGATAAGCTTACTGCAAATAAAAAAACCGTTATTCGAAGAAAATTCAGGATAAAGAAAAAAATTCGAGCTCATAAGGGAAAACTGAGACTATGTATTTCCAGGAGCAACAAGAACTTTTATGCCCAAATAATAGATGATGAACAGAGTAAAACATTATTAGGTCTTTCAACACTGGCGCCTGAATTCAAAAGCCAAAAAAACACGGGAAATAAGGAAGCAGCAAAGGCACTTGGAAAGGCAATAGCCGAAAAAGCGGTTGCCCTGGGAATTAAAAATGTTGTGTTCGATAGAAATGGAAATCTCTATCATGGTAAAATCAAAGCATTTGCTGATGCTGCCCGTGAAAATGGATTGGAATTTTAG
- a CDS encoding 50S ribosomal protein L15 yields MEQYEIKRPESFKKRKRIGCGTGSGHGKTSCRGQKGQMSRSGSKHRAWFEGGQMPLQRRIPKRGFNNIFKAEFQLINVSQLNKLNENVIDAETLLKAGLIKKSETQIKILGNGELTKSVKVIADVFSKSAQEKIVKAGGEAVIRTVELN; encoded by the coding sequence ATGGAACAATATGAAATAAAAAGACCTGAATCCTTCAAAAAAAGAAAAAGAATTGGATGCGGTACTGGAAGCGGTCATGGTAAAACCAGTTGTCGTGGTCAAAAAGGACAGATGAGCCGATCCGGCAGTAAGCATAGGGCCTGGTTTGAGGGCGGTCAGATGCCTCTGCAAAGAAGGATTCCTAAAAGAGGATTCAATAATATTTTCAAAGCAGAATTTCAGCTGATCAATGTGTCACAGCTTAATAAGCTGAACGAAAATGTAATTGATGCTGAAACTCTATTGAAAGCAGGATTGATTAAAAAAAGTGAGACTCAGATCAAGATTCTTGGCAACGGCGAGTTAACTAAGTCAGTAAAGGTTATTGCCGATGTGTTTTCCAAGTCAGCCCAGGAAAAAATTGTAAAGGCTGGTGGAGAAGCGGTGATCAGGACAGTTGAACTCAATTAG
- a CDS encoding 30S ribosomal protein S4 produces the protein MAKYTGPVCKLCRREMQQLMLKGQRCLTDKCPIKGKKKYPPGPPKKRRTKMTDYAVQLREKQKIKRSYGLLEKQFRILFERANRMKGVTGDNMLSLLERRLDNVVFRMGFASSRTQGRQLIQHNHVTVNGRVVNIPSFTVKESSVIEIREKFKTNVLLEDSIKLAKAVDSIPEWVDVDFDVKSGKIVRLPVRSDVVADFNEQLVVELYSK, from the coding sequence ATGGCGAAGTATACGGGCCCAGTTTGTAAATTGTGTCGAAGAGAAATGCAGCAGTTGATGCTTAAAGGTCAACGATGTCTTACGGATAAATGTCCTATAAAAGGAAAGAAAAAATATCCTCCAGGACCACCCAAAAAACGCAGAACAAAAATGACTGACTATGCTGTTCAGCTCAGGGAAAAACAAAAAATAAAAAGGAGCTATGGATTGTTGGAAAAACAATTCCGTATTCTTTTTGAAAGAGCGAACAGGATGAAAGGCGTAACCGGCGATAACATGTTGTCGTTATTGGAAAGACGTCTTGATAATGTTGTTTTCAGAATGGGTTTTGCATCATCAAGAACCCAGGGCAGACAACTTATCCAGCATAATCATGTGACAGTTAATGGTAGGGTTGTAAATATACCATCATTTACAGTTAAAGAAAGTTCTGTTATTGAGATTCGTGAAAAATTCAAAACCAATGTCTTGCTGGAAGATTCAATCAAACTGGCCAAAGCTGTAGATTCAATACCTGAATGGGTTGATGTTGATTTTGATGTCAAGTCTGGTAAAATCGTCAGACTTCCTGTTCGTTCAGATGTAGTTGCAGATTTTAATGAGCAGCTTGTTGTTGAATTATATTCCAAGTAA
- a CDS encoding 30S ribosomal protein S11: MKQKKTRKKEKKNIPVGKAFIRATYNNTIISLTDMQGNVIAWATSGGEGFKGSRKSTPFAAQMAAKSAAMKAMDIAGLKSVEVYVKGPGIGREAAIRSLHQTGLNVTKIKDVTPVPHNGCRPKKRRRV; this comes from the coding sequence GTGAAACAGAAAAAGACTAGGAAAAAAGAAAAGAAAAATATACCAGTCGGTAAAGCATTTATTCGTGCAACTTATAATAATACTATAATATCACTGACTGATATGCAGGGGAATGTAATAGCCTGGGCAACATCGGGTGGAGAGGGATTTAAAGGCTCACGAAAATCAACCCCGTTCGCCGCACAGATGGCCGCCAAATCTGCCGCTATGAAGGCTATGGATATAGCAGGCCTGAAAAGTGTAGAAGTATATGTTAAAGGTCCCGGAATCGGGCGAGAGGCGGCAATACGATCATTACATCAGACCGGATTAAATGTAACCAAGATAAAGGATGTAACACCGGTACCACATAATGGATGCCGACCCAAAAAACGCAGAAGAGTGTAA
- a CDS encoding 50S ribosomal protein L14: MIQVETMLDVADNSGVKKVQCIKILGGTRRRYASVGDIIVVAVKDSQPSYGLKDSTGKKVHGKAVLKAVIVRTKKPVRRKDGTYIKFDDNAVAIIDAKGEPKGSRIFGPVARELRDKNFLKIVSLAPEVL; encoded by the coding sequence ATGATACAAGTAGAAACAATGCTTGATGTAGCTGATAATAGTGGTGTTAAAAAAGTCCAATGTATTAAGATACTTGGAGGGACTAGAAGACGATATGCCTCGGTTGGTGATATTATCGTGGTTGCTGTTAAAGACTCACAGCCATCATATGGCCTTAAAGATTCGACCGGTAAAAAAGTTCATGGCAAGGCTGTTCTCAAAGCCGTTATTGTACGGACAAAAAAACCGGTAAGAAGGAAAGATGGTACATATATAAAGTTTGATGATAACGCAGTGGCTATAATTGATGCAAAAGGCGAACCAAAAGGTTCACGTATTTTTGGACCTGTTGCACGAGAACTGCGGGATAAAAATTTTCTTAAAATTGTATCATTAGCTCCTGAAGTATTATAA
- a CDS encoding 50S ribosomal protein L6 — MSRIGKKPIQLPSNVTVDVKDRVVNVKGPLGEDNLEVLEGIIIKQENNVVLIQLEKEEKQQVAFQGLYRSLISNMVVGTSQGFEKDLEIVGVGYRATQQGANIQFQLGYSHHIIFEAPDGIKLEVVDPTKIKIKGINKQRVGQVAANIRKLRPPEPYKGKGIRYKNEQIRKKAGKAGK, encoded by the coding sequence ATGTCAAGGATAGGAAAAAAACCAATTCAATTACCCAGCAACGTCACCGTTGATGTTAAGGACCGGGTCGTAAATGTCAAAGGCCCGCTCGGGGAAGATAACCTGGAAGTTCTTGAAGGGATAATTATCAAACAGGAAAATAATGTTGTCCTGATACAGCTTGAGAAAGAAGAAAAACAGCAAGTTGCGTTTCAAGGACTATATAGATCTCTGATTAGTAACATGGTTGTGGGTACCTCTCAAGGTTTTGAAAAGGACCTGGAAATAGTTGGTGTAGGTTATCGGGCAACTCAGCAAGGAGCTAATATTCAATTCCAGCTTGGATATTCACATCACATAATTTTTGAAGCGCCTGACGGAATAAAGCTGGAAGTGGTTGATCCCACAAAAATAAAAATCAAAGGTATTAATAAACAGCGAGTCGGACAAGTTGCTGCGAATATCAGAAAATTAAGACCACCTGAACCATATAAAGGCAAAGGAATACGATACAAGAATGAACAAATTAGGAAAAAAGCCGGGAAAGCAGGTAAATAA
- a CDS encoding 50S ribosomal protein L16, which yields MLMPKRTKYRKVQRGRMNGVANRGATIAFGSYGLKTLEAGKITSRQIEAARVAITRKVKRGGKLWIRIFPDFAFTKKPAETRMGKGKGNPEGFIARVYPGRVLFEIDGVDEDLARKAFESAMNKLPVKCKFISINQ from the coding sequence ATGTTAATGCCAAAACGGACTAAATATAGAAAAGTACAACGCGGTAGAATGAATGGTGTAGCAAACAGAGGAGCAACTATTGCTTTCGGCAGCTATGGATTAAAAACTCTTGAAGCCGGTAAAATTACGAGCAGGCAAATTGAAGCAGCAAGGGTTGCTATCACTAGAAAGGTAAAAAGAGGCGGGAAACTCTGGATAAGAATATTCCCTGATTTTGCATTTACAAAAAAACCTGCTGAAACCCGAATGGGAAAAGGAAAAGGAAATCCTGAAGGTTTTATAGCAAGAGTTTATCCAGGCCGTGTTTTGTTTGAAATCGATGGTGTTGACGAAGATCTTGCAAGGAAGGCATTTGAAAGTGCCATGAACAAACTTCCAGTGAAATGCAAATTTATTTCAATAAACCAGTAG
- a CDS encoding 30S ribosomal protein S3 codes for MGQKVNPIGIRLGITRTWDSIWYEDKKNYANNLHEDLKLKKYISKTRKSAGIARIAIERFPDRVNVNIHAARPGVLIGKKGVDIEALKNELQKIASKNVYINIIEVKKPEKNSKLIAEQIAGQLENRFPYRRAVKQAITNAIRSGSLGIKVMVSGRLNNAEMARTEVYKEGRIPLHTLRADIDYGFGEALTTFGMIGVKVWIYNGNIMSNAQENEEDKYTVKRKTK; via the coding sequence ATGGGTCAGAAGGTAAATCCAATAGGTATTAGACTTGGCATAACCAGAACATGGGATTCAATTTGGTATGAAGATAAGAAGAATTATGCCAACAATTTACATGAAGATTTAAAGCTGAAAAAGTATATCAGTAAAACCAGAAAAAGTGCAGGTATAGCACGAATAGCTATTGAAAGATTTCCAGACAGGGTTAATGTGAATATACATGCAGCACGTCCCGGTGTTCTTATCGGGAAGAAAGGTGTTGATATTGAAGCACTGAAAAATGAGTTACAGAAGATCGCTTCAAAGAATGTTTACATTAACATAATAGAAGTAAAAAAACCTGAGAAAAACTCAAAACTGATCGCCGAACAAATTGCCGGACAGCTGGAAAACAGGTTCCCTTATAGAAGAGCTGTCAAACAGGCTATTACCAATGCAATAAGAAGTGGTTCACTGGGAATTAAGGTTATGGTGTCAGGACGACTTAATAACGCAGAAATGGCAAGGACCGAAGTCTATAAAGAAGGCAGAATTCCACTACATACTCTTAGAGCTGACATAGACTATGGATTTGGAGAGGCATTGACAACATTTGGAATGATAGGTGTAAAAGTTTGGATTTACAACGGAAACATCATGTCAAATGCTCAGGAAAATGAAGAAGATAAATATACCGTCAAAAGAAAAACAAAGTAA
- a CDS encoding preprotein translocase subunit SecY, whose protein sequence is MSNVVVNIFKIPELRKRILFTITVLIIYRIGAHIPIPGINVDALKTYFEEAQSAGFLDFFDLFSGGALKRFTIFALGIMPYISASIIIDLLKVVFPYLDNLSKEGAEGHKKLSQYIKYGTVLLCTIQSFSLTFWMKSMKTRAGGSVVPDDAGIAFIIVSVIAITTGTMVLMWLGEIITERGIGNGISLIIMAGIIVRAPQAMMQTVKKINDTGEPIVLIILIGIFLLVVAASILLTLGARRIPVQYGKKMVGRTMTQQTTQFIPLRVNAAGVIPIIFASAILMFPSQIINMLGGSKFAILNQIQYWLSPGQIPYMLVYAGFIIFFCFFYTAIRFNPTDIADNLKKYGGFIPGIRPGQNTAEYLMGILNRITLSGSIFLALIAIVPDFIIRIWPEQVAPEMAYLFGGTSLLIIVGVALDTLKQIESQLLMRHYGGFIKNKQIKGRR, encoded by the coding sequence ATGTCAAACGTCGTTGTTAATATTTTTAAGATACCGGAACTCAGAAAGAGAATACTGTTTACAATAACGGTATTAATTATATACCGGATAGGGGCACATATACCGATTCCTGGAATAAATGTTGATGCCCTTAAAACGTATTTTGAAGAGGCACAGAGTGCGGGATTTTTAGATTTTTTCGATTTGTTTTCAGGCGGAGCATTGAAGAGATTTACGATTTTTGCTCTTGGGATCATGCCTTACATATCAGCTTCAATTATCATCGACTTGTTGAAAGTTGTATTTCCTTATCTCGATAATTTATCGAAGGAAGGAGCAGAGGGACATAAGAAATTAAGTCAATATATAAAATACGGAACAGTCTTACTTTGTACAATACAATCTTTTAGCCTCACATTCTGGATGAAATCCATGAAAACCAGAGCGGGAGGATCGGTTGTTCCCGATGATGCAGGAATAGCCTTTATAATTGTTTCAGTGATTGCAATTACGACCGGTACCATGGTACTTATGTGGCTTGGTGAGATAATAACAGAAAGAGGGATCGGAAATGGTATCTCTCTTATAATTATGGCTGGTATTATAGTTAGGGCGCCTCAGGCAATGATGCAGACCGTGAAAAAGATAAATGATACAGGTGAACCTATAGTCTTAATCATACTCATAGGTATTTTTCTACTGGTTGTAGCGGCATCAATTTTGTTGACACTGGGAGCTCGCAGAATACCCGTACAGTATGGGAAGAAAATGGTGGGAAGGACTATGACCCAGCAAACGACCCAGTTCATTCCATTGAGGGTCAATGCAGCAGGTGTAATTCCAATTATTTTTGCATCAGCGATATTGATGTTTCCTTCTCAGATCATAAATATGCTGGGTGGGAGCAAATTCGCAATATTGAACCAAATACAATATTGGCTTTCTCCAGGACAGATTCCTTATATGCTTGTGTATGCGGGGTTTATTATTTTCTTTTGCTTTTTTTATACAGCAATCAGGTTTAATCCGACTGATATAGCAGATAATTTAAAAAAATATGGTGGTTTTATTCCCGGGATAAGGCCCGGACAAAATACTGCTGAATATCTGATGGGAATACTGAACCGGATAACACTATCGGGATCAATATTCCTGGCTTTAATCGCTATTGTTCCCGATTTTATCATAAGAATATGGCCAGAACAGGTTGCACCGGAAATGGCATATCTTTTTGGCGGAACTTCTCTTTTGATTATCGTTGGTGTAGCACTTGATACATTGAAGCAGATTGAGTCACAATTACTGATGAGACATTACGGTGGATTTATAAAGAACAAACAGATCAAGGGCAGACGATAG
- the rpmC gene encoding 50S ribosomal protein L29 encodes MKGRLEELSIDDLDKSLLESKEELRKERFKAVTSKVDNPKKIRELKKHVARIKTIKREYDLGLRTK; translated from the coding sequence ATGAAAGGTAGATTAGAGGAATTATCAATTGATGATCTGGATAAAAGCCTTCTTGAATCAAAAGAAGAGCTCAGAAAAGAAAGATTTAAAGCAGTGACCAGTAAAGTAGATAATCCTAAAAAAATTCGTGAGCTTAAAAAGCATGTAGCACGTATTAAAACTATTAAGCGGGAATACGATCTTGGATTGCGAACGAAGTAA
- a CDS encoding 30S ribosomal protein S5 yields MKIKRKKMNTEGLELSEKIVTINRVAKVVKGGRRFSFNALAVIGDGHGHVGVGFGKANEVPDAIDKSKEDAKKNVYKVNVRKHTIPHEVVGKYKSAKVILKPAAPGTGIIAGASVRAVIERVGISDILTKAQGSRNPVNLVKATLDGLLQLRSLEEAARARDISISKLWE; encoded by the coding sequence ATGAAAATAAAAAGAAAGAAAATGAACACTGAAGGCCTTGAATTAAGTGAAAAAATCGTCACAATAAATAGGGTTGCAAAAGTAGTAAAGGGTGGTAGACGATTTTCATTTAATGCTTTGGCAGTTATAGGTGACGGGCATGGACATGTTGGCGTTGGTTTTGGAAAAGCTAACGAAGTTCCCGATGCCATCGACAAAAGCAAGGAAGATGCAAAAAAGAATGTGTATAAAGTTAACGTTCGAAAACATACGATCCCTCATGAAGTTGTAGGAAAATATAAATCAGCAAAAGTTATTTTGAAACCTGCAGCACCTGGAACAGGGATCATTGCCGGCGCCTCGGTAAGGGCAGTAATCGAACGGGTAGGCATATCAGATATACTTACGAAAGCACAGGGCTCAAGGAATCCTGTTAATCTTGTTAAAGCAACTCTTGATGGATTGCTGCAATTAAGAAGTCTGGAAGAAGCTGCTCGTGCAAGAGATATTTCCATATCAAAACTCTGGGAATAA
- a CDS encoding 50S ribosomal protein L5, translating to MAARLKEDFSNNIKQKLFKEFNFKSIMQVPKLEKIVLNVGMGDAHANTAGLNAVIDELTMITGQKAIKTTARKSIANFKIRDGYDVGCRVTLRGERMYEFLDRLINIALPRVRDFRGLSPKSFDNFGNYNFSVKEQIIFPEIDFDKVDKIHGINITIVTTTDNKDEAYALLKNFNMPFRE from the coding sequence ATGGCTGCACGATTAAAAGAAGATTTTTCAAATAATATTAAACAAAAATTGTTTAAGGAATTTAATTTTAAGTCAATCATGCAAGTTCCGAAGCTTGAAAAAATAGTTTTAAACGTCGGGATGGGGGATGCACATGCAAATACAGCAGGCCTCAATGCAGTGATTGATGAACTTACAATGATTACCGGGCAGAAGGCTATAAAAACAACTGCTAGGAAATCAATTGCTAACTTCAAAATACGAGATGGATATGATGTAGGATGCCGTGTTACTCTTCGTGGTGAAAGGATGTACGAATTTCTCGACAGACTTATTAATATTGCATTACCGAGGGTTCGTGACTTCCGTGGGTTATCTCCAAAATCATTCGACAATTTCGGCAATTATAATTTTTCTGTTAAAGAACAGATAATATTCCCAGAGATTGATTTTGATAAAGTAGATAAAATACATGGTATCAATATTACCATAGTAACAACAACGGACAACAAAGATGAAGCTTATGCTTTATTGAAAAACTTTAATATGCCTTTTAGAGAATAG
- a CDS encoding translation initiation factor IF-1 — MAKEEPIEVEGTVLEPLPNAMFRVKLDNGHMVLAHISGKMRMHYIRILSGDRVTIELSPYDLSRGRITYRSK, encoded by the coding sequence ATGGCGAAAGAAGAACCCATTGAAGTTGAAGGCACAGTACTAGAACCACTTCCAAACGCAATGTTCCGGGTAAAACTTGACAATGGGCATATGGTGTTGGCGCATATTTCTGGAAAAATGAGAATGCATTATATCAGAATACTGTCAGGAGACAGGGTTACCATTGAACTTTCACCCTACGATTTAAGTCGTGGAAGGATTACATACAGGTCAAAATAG
- a CDS encoding 30S ribosomal protein S13 translates to MARISGVDLPNNKKIETALTYIYGIGVSMSQKILAQTSVDPTSRVKDLTDEEINQLRKAIDTTTKVEGDLRTEQAMNIKRLMDIGCYRGIRHRRGLPVRGQNTKNNAKTRKGNRRQPMGKKKK, encoded by the coding sequence ATGGCTAGGATTTCGGGTGTTGATTTACCTAATAACAAGAAAATTGAAACGGCATTGACCTATATTTATGGTATTGGTGTGTCAATGTCTCAGAAAATTTTAGCACAAACCAGTGTTGACCCCACTAGTAGAGTAAAAGATTTAACTGATGAAGAGATTAACCAGTTAAGAAAAGCCATTGATACTACCACTAAGGTTGAAGGTGATCTTAGAACGGAACAGGCAATGAATATTAAGAGGCTGATGGACATTGGATGTTATAGAGGGATTCGTCATCGACGAGGCTTACCTGTCAGAGGTCAAAATACTAAAAATAATGCCAAGACAAGAAAAGGAAATAGACGACAGCCCATGGGTAAGAAAAAGAAATAA